The following are encoded together in the Bacillus cereus group sp. RP43 genome:
- the spoVAD gene encoding stage V sporulation protein AD, giving the protein MRLTGKQTWVFQNDIFVNATGTAVGPKEAEGPLGKDFDISYSDLHCGEENWELAERRLMSDSIQQAMQKGNIKKSQIDFFLAGDLLNQTVTANYVAREYGIPFLGMFSACATSMETLAIGSAFIDGGFANRILATVSSHNATAERQFRSPTEYGGQKPGTANSTVTGAGSILISNEESAIKITAATIGKVQDLGIANPLDMGSAMAPAAAHTIQQHFEDLRRSAADYDLIVTGDLSAVGTPITKQLLLEEGYDLGNVYNDCGLMIYNSNQEEVFAGGSGCACSAVVTYGHLLREMQKGNLQRIFVVATGALLSPVMMQQKETIPTIAHGVVFERVKGE; this is encoded by the coding sequence ATGAGATTGACAGGGAAACAAACGTGGGTATTTCAAAATGATATCTTCGTGAATGCAACTGGTACTGCTGTCGGTCCGAAAGAAGCTGAAGGCCCTCTTGGAAAGGATTTTGATATTTCATATTCTGACTTACATTGCGGAGAGGAAAACTGGGAACTTGCTGAACGAAGGTTAATGTCAGACTCGATTCAACAAGCGATGCAAAAAGGGAATATAAAAAAATCACAAATTGATTTCTTTTTAGCGGGAGATTTATTAAACCAAACAGTGACAGCAAATTACGTTGCTCGTGAGTATGGTATTCCTTTTTTAGGGATGTTCAGCGCTTGTGCGACGTCAATGGAAACTTTGGCGATTGGATCAGCTTTTATAGATGGTGGATTTGCGAATCGTATTTTAGCTACAGTAAGTAGTCATAATGCGACGGCTGAAAGACAATTTCGTTCCCCAACAGAATACGGAGGACAAAAGCCAGGGACAGCAAACTCAACTGTTACTGGAGCAGGGTCAATATTGATTAGCAATGAAGAGAGTGCAATTAAAATAACAGCAGCAACAATCGGCAAAGTACAGGATTTAGGAATTGCGAATCCTTTAGATATGGGATCAGCAATGGCGCCAGCTGCTGCTCATACAATTCAACAGCATTTTGAAGATTTGAGAAGAAGTGCAGCTGATTATGATCTTATTGTTACTGGTGATTTATCAGCTGTTGGTACACCAATTACGAAACAACTTTTACTTGAGGAAGGGTATGATTTGGGGAATGTATACAACGATTGTGGGTTAATGATTTACAATTCAAATCAAGAAGAAGTGTTTGCAGGGGGCAGTGGTTGTGCCTGTTCAGCTGTTGTAACATACGGCCATTTATTGCGTGAAATGCAAAAAGGGAACTTACAACGGATTTTTGTCGTTGCAACTGGAGCTTTATTAAGCCCGGTGATGATGCAGCAAAAGGAAACGATTCCAACGATTGCGCATGGTGTTGTGTTTGAAAGAGTTAAAGGAGAGTGA
- the spoVAE gene encoding stage V sporulation protein AE, which yields MDFIYAFLVGGAICVIGQVLLDFAKLTPAHLMATFVVAGAILDGFGLYDKLIKFAGAGATVPITSFGHSLLHGAMHAAEKHGYLGIGIGMFSLTSAGISAAILFSFFVALICKPKG from the coding sequence GTGGATTTTATATATGCATTTCTTGTAGGAGGAGCTATTTGTGTAATTGGACAAGTGTTGCTAGATTTCGCAAAGTTAACACCGGCACATTTAATGGCAACTTTTGTAGTCGCCGGAGCTATTTTAGACGGATTCGGATTGTACGATAAGCTTATAAAATTTGCAGGTGCTGGGGCAACAGTCCCTATTACAAGTTTTGGACATTCACTATTACACGGGGCAATGCATGCGGCAGAAAAACATGGATATTTAGGAATTGGAATCGGTATGTTTAGCTTAACGTCTGCGGGGATTTCCGCAGCGATATTATTTTCATTTTTTGTTGCACTTATATGTAAACCGAAAGGATAA
- a CDS encoding stage V sporulation protein AE gives MRRRVVLVTDGDEYAKRTIELLTKEFGGRCISASQSNPTKLTGKKVVELIMQTPYDPVFVMFDDSGFIGEGPGEKALKYVATHKQVDVLGILAVASNTHHWEWARVDVSVDRNGNLTEYGVDKFGLPDGEIGRISGDTIYCLDGLNVPVIVGVGDIGKMCGNDEWERGSPITRKAIQLILERSGFYDEA, from the coding sequence ATGAGACGAAGGGTTGTTTTGGTCACAGATGGAGATGAATATGCAAAGCGGACAATTGAGCTGTTAACAAAGGAATTTGGGGGAAGGTGTATTTCAGCATCGCAAAGTAATCCGACCAAATTGACAGGGAAGAAAGTTGTTGAGCTTATTATGCAAACGCCATATGACCCTGTATTTGTCATGTTTGATGACAGCGGATTTATAGGAGAAGGACCTGGTGAAAAGGCGTTAAAGTATGTCGCAACACATAAACAAGTGGATGTACTGGGTATTTTAGCAGTAGCATCTAATACACATCATTGGGAATGGGCGCGTGTAGATGTAAGTGTAGATCGGAATGGGAATTTGACGGAATACGGCGTTGATAAATTTGGACTCCCAGATGGTGAAATTGGCAGGATTAGTGGGGATACGATTTATTGTTTAGATGGGCTGAATGTTCCTGTCATTGTGGGGGTCGGTGATATTGGCAAGATGTGCGGAAATGATGAATGGGAGAGAGGATCACCTATTACTAGAAAAGCAATTCAATTAATTTTGGAAAGGAGTGGGTTTTATGACGAAGCCTAA
- the spoVAF gene encoding spore germination protein SpoVAF, with protein sequence MTKPKKVSIPISSFLSDNENYLKQTVGLGVTYDVGIRKFQILNKEIGVLFVNGLCDTNYIIPILEEAVDTNEIRDVEEDTVKLLENRLIHQQVSKVKTMDEVMLQVLSGLIVIFVEGETEAFAIDVRSYPGRTPTEPDTEKVVRGARDGFVENIVVNTALIRRRIRDPRLRNEMIRVGDRSQTDICITYVQDVANPDLVKIIKQELNSIEVDGITMADKTVEEFVVKQGYNPFPLIRYTERPDVAANHLLEGHVLVLVDTSPSAMITPTTYFHHLQHAEEFRQNPAVGTFLRWVRFLGVIFSLFLLPFWLVFVFDPTLLPESLAFIGPNKMTHLPILLQILMAEIGLEFLRMAAIHTPTSLSSAAGLISAILIGQIAIDVGLFVPEVILYVAVSMIGAYATPSYELGLGNKIGKLFVIILTGIFHEMGFVIGMTILILFLTSIKSLQTPYLWPFLPFDWGALTKILLRPTMSSLKVRPSIVRPQNVRRQK encoded by the coding sequence ATGACGAAGCCTAAAAAAGTGAGTATCCCGATTTCATCTTTTTTAAGTGATAATGAAAATTATTTAAAGCAAACAGTTGGACTGGGTGTTACATACGATGTTGGTATTCGTAAATTTCAAATTTTAAATAAAGAAATTGGTGTGTTATTTGTAAATGGACTTTGTGATACGAATTATATTATCCCTATTTTAGAAGAAGCGGTGGACACAAATGAAATAAGGGATGTAGAAGAAGATACAGTAAAGCTTTTAGAGAATCGTTTAATTCATCAACAAGTAAGTAAAGTAAAAACGATGGATGAGGTAATGCTCCAAGTATTATCAGGACTTATTGTTATATTTGTAGAAGGTGAAACGGAAGCATTCGCAATAGATGTTCGTAGTTATCCTGGCCGGACACCGACAGAACCAGATACAGAAAAGGTAGTACGTGGTGCAAGAGATGGCTTTGTTGAAAATATCGTTGTAAATACAGCGTTAATTCGTAGAAGGATACGCGACCCGCGTCTTCGAAACGAAATGATTCGAGTAGGGGATAGATCGCAAACGGATATTTGTATTACATATGTACAAGATGTTGCAAACCCGGATTTAGTGAAGATTATAAAACAAGAATTAAATAGCATTGAAGTAGATGGGATTACGATGGCGGATAAAACGGTAGAAGAATTTGTAGTCAAACAAGGTTATAATCCATTCCCGCTTATTCGATACACAGAAAGACCAGATGTAGCAGCAAATCATCTGTTAGAAGGACATGTGTTAGTACTCGTTGATACATCGCCAAGTGCTATGATCACTCCAACAACATATTTCCACCATTTACAACATGCAGAAGAGTTTAGACAAAATCCAGCTGTAGGTACATTTTTACGTTGGGTACGTTTTTTAGGTGTTATATTTTCACTGTTCTTACTGCCATTTTGGTTAGTTTTTGTTTTTGATCCAACTCTTTTACCGGAAAGTCTAGCTTTCATTGGACCGAATAAGATGACGCATTTACCAATTTTATTACAAATTTTGATGGCTGAAATCGGACTCGAATTTTTAAGGATGGCTGCCATTCATACACCGACATCATTGTCGTCTGCAGCAGGATTAATTTCTGCTATATTAATTGGTCAAATTGCAATTGATGTAGGTTTGTTTGTACCAGAAGTTATTTTATACGTAGCAGTTTCTATGATTGGTGCATATGCTACGCCGAGTTATGAGTTAGGGCTTGGGAATAAGATTGGAAAATTGTTTGTAATTATTTTAACAGGCATATTTCATGAAATGGGATTTGTAATTGGAATGACGATATTGATTCTATTTTTAACATCTATAAAAAGCTTACAAACACCGTATTTATGGCCGTTTTTACCGTTTGATTGGGGTGCGTTAACGAAAATTTTACTTCGTCCAACTATGTCTAGTTTAAAGGTTCGTCCAAGTATTGTAAGACCTCAAAATGTGCGAAGACAAAAATAA
- a CDS encoding Cof-type HAD-IIB family hydrolase, translated as MKGEEDMIKLFVSDLDDTLVYNVNHMQKEDERALCWLAEKGTNICFASGRFTHRIDEAVKRFSFPYYTTSLNGATMILPDGKVFHESSFEDGVAQEIYRYIHKKGLADIVCANEQRYTKRKNEHHHTFEEYMGVHIAEIEELEEEFGKTVHPAKLFVFGEEEKIVALDQELRDTFQSEAEVFISGKRYVDIMPRGVSKGRALKRLMEHLQIEANEVACIGDSFNDISMFEVTPHSFTLHHAHPYVKEKANHVVRSVEEAIMKLPLLV; from the coding sequence ATGAAAGGGGAAGAGGACATGATTAAATTATTTGTAAGTGATTTAGATGATACGCTCGTTTACAATGTGAATCATATGCAAAAAGAAGATGAACGAGCGCTTTGTTGGCTAGCTGAAAAAGGGACAAATATTTGTTTTGCCTCTGGCCGTTTTACTCACCGAATTGATGAGGCGGTAAAAAGGTTTTCGTTCCCGTATTACACAACTAGTTTAAATGGAGCGACAATGATACTACCGGATGGAAAAGTATTTCATGAATCGAGTTTTGAAGATGGGGTTGCCCAGGAAATATATCGATATATACATAAAAAGGGACTAGCAGATATTGTTTGTGCAAATGAGCAGCGATATACAAAAAGAAAGAATGAACATCATCATACTTTTGAAGAGTATATGGGAGTGCATATTGCTGAAATCGAAGAATTAGAAGAGGAATTTGGGAAGACGGTACATCCTGCGAAATTATTTGTTTTTGGAGAAGAAGAAAAAATAGTAGCATTAGATCAAGAGTTGCGAGATACATTTCAGAGCGAAGCGGAAGTTTTTATATCGGGTAAGCGCTATGTTGACATTATGCCAAGAGGTGTAAGTAAAGGAAGGGCTCTGAAGCGATTAATGGAACATTTACAAATTGAAGCAAATGAAGTTGCATGTATTGGAGATTCTTTCAATGATATTTCTATGTTTGAAGTAACCCCACACTCCTTCACCCTTCATCATGCTCATCCGTATGTGAAGGAGAAAGCAAATCATGTTGTTCGTTCGGTTGAAGAAGCTATTATGAAATTACCGTTACTTGTATAA
- a CDS encoding DUF1002 domain-containing protein, with product MKAKLLALLLAVAVFIMPTASFADIIEGESIVTLGENLSEQQKQELLKEMKAPKDATIITVSNAEEHKFLEGIVPKSQIGTRAISSSMITYTKPGSGLIVRSKNINSITDAMYTNALITAGVKDAEIQITAPFKVSGTAALTGLMKAYETTSNKEIPEDVKKVANEEMVQTAKLGDKIGEEKAVQLVAKIKEEIAKEQPKTTEDLRSLIKKIADQLGITLTDEQLDNLVALFDKMKNLNIDWNQVGSQLDKAKDHVSAFLGSEEGQSFLDKVKDFFSSIIDFVKSLFK from the coding sequence GTGAAAGCGAAATTACTAGCTCTGCTATTAGCTGTAGCCGTATTTATTATGCCAACAGCTTCATTTGCAGACATCATTGAGGGAGAATCAATTGTTACACTAGGAGAAAACTTATCTGAACAACAAAAACAAGAGCTGTTAAAAGAAATGAAAGCACCAAAAGATGCTACAATTATCACTGTGTCTAATGCGGAAGAACATAAATTTCTAGAAGGAATTGTTCCAAAATCACAAATTGGTACAAGAGCAATTTCCTCTTCTATGATTACATACACAAAACCAGGGTCAGGTCTCATTGTACGCTCAAAAAACATTAATTCGATAACAGATGCAATGTACACAAATGCACTTATTACAGCAGGTGTGAAAGATGCAGAGATTCAAATTACTGCACCATTTAAAGTTTCCGGAACTGCTGCTTTAACAGGTTTAATGAAGGCCTATGAAACAACATCGAACAAAGAAATTCCAGAAGATGTTAAAAAAGTAGCCAATGAAGAAATGGTGCAAACAGCAAAACTTGGTGATAAAATCGGTGAAGAAAAAGCAGTTCAACTTGTTGCAAAAATTAAAGAAGAAATTGCAAAAGAACAGCCAAAAACAACTGAAGATTTACGCTCATTAATTAAAAAAATTGCTGATCAACTTGGCATTACATTAACAGATGAACAGTTAGATAACTTAGTAGCGTTATTTGATAAAATGAAAAATCTTAATATCGATTGGAACCAAGTTGGTAGCCAATTAGATAAAGCAAAAGACCATGTGTCTGCCTTCTTAGGATCTGAAGAAGGACAAAGTTTCCTAGATAAAGTAAAAGATTTCTTCTCTAGTATCATTGATTTCGTTAAATCTTTATTCAAGTAA
- a CDS encoding peptidylprolyl isomerase has product MKTLGYILMENGEKIDLEFFPEEAPKTVENFKKLAEQGFYDGVTFHRVIPGFVSQGGDPTGTGAGGPGYSIPCETDGNPHRHLVGSLSMAHAGRNTGGSQFFVVHEPQPHLDGVHTVFGKATSGIETVLNMRQGDVMKEVKVWEE; this is encoded by the coding sequence ATGAAAACTTTAGGATACATATTAATGGAAAATGGTGAAAAAATCGATTTAGAATTTTTCCCAGAAGAGGCACCAAAAACAGTAGAAAACTTTAAAAAATTAGCAGAGCAAGGATTTTATGATGGTGTGACATTCCACCGCGTTATTCCTGGCTTCGTAAGCCAAGGTGGAGACCCAACAGGCACAGGTGCAGGTGGCCCAGGTTACTCTATTCCATGTGAGACTGATGGAAATCCTCATAGACACCTTGTTGGATCACTTTCTATGGCACATGCTGGTCGTAATACAGGTGGTAGCCAATTCTTTGTTGTTCATGAGCCACAACCGCATTTAGATGGCGTACATACTGTATTCGGTAAAGCAACAAGCGGTATTGAAACGGTATTAAACATGCGTCAAGGCGATGTAATGAAAGAAGTTAAAGTTTGGGAAGAATAA
- the ribT gene encoding GNAT family N-acetyltransferase RibT, with amino-acid sequence MLIRFKKSYEKIAMGLLSFMPTEKDVKTLQLTMKEYEAKEDWQLYLWKQNEDFVGIMGIIKKEDQVLEIQHLSVNPSHRHMGIGTKMVQELKSKFLEFTICGNEQTASFCKKCKELEQNIHS; translated from the coding sequence ATGTTAATTCGTTTTAAAAAAAGTTATGAAAAAATTGCAATGGGGCTTCTTTCATTTATGCCAACTGAAAAAGATGTAAAAACATTACAATTGACAATGAAAGAATATGAAGCGAAAGAGGATTGGCAATTGTATTTGTGGAAACAAAATGAAGATTTTGTTGGGATAATGGGGATTATAAAAAAAGAAGATCAGGTATTGGAAATTCAGCATTTGAGCGTGAATCCGTCTCACCGACATATGGGGATTGGGACGAAGATGGTTCAAGAGCTTAAGAGTAAATTTCTTGAGTTTACAATTTGCGGAAATGAGCAAACAGCAAGTTTTTGCAAAAAGTGTAAAGAGCTTGAACAAAATATACATTCATGA
- a CDS encoding DUF309 domain-containing protein, with product MYPTEYIQFLIHFHGDHDYFECHEILEEYWKLKPRGERDNYLVGLIQIAVSLYHHRRSNWNGAEKMIKSAIALLEKNCAPLHQLGIDHKQLIFLLNERLQSIHKKEIFAPLFLPLLDTSLEKQCIQLCKKQNLSWKDVNVIPGEYIINKHTLRDRTDVISERHEQLQKRKQR from the coding sequence ATGTATCCTACCGAGTACATACAATTTTTAATTCATTTTCATGGAGACCATGATTATTTTGAATGTCATGAAATATTAGAAGAGTATTGGAAATTAAAACCTAGAGGAGAACGTGACAATTACTTAGTCGGTCTCATTCAAATTGCTGTTTCCTTATACCATCACAGACGATCCAACTGGAATGGTGCAGAGAAGATGATAAAAAGCGCAATAGCACTTTTAGAAAAGAACTGTGCGCCGTTACATCAATTAGGAATAGATCATAAACAACTTATATTCTTATTAAATGAGAGACTACAATCTATCCACAAAAAGGAAATTTTCGCGCCATTATTTTTACCATTATTAGACACATCGTTAGAAAAACAATGCATACAGTTATGTAAGAAACAAAACCTCTCTTGGAAAGATGTAAACGTCATTCCTGGTGAATACATCATAAATAAGCACACATTGCGTGATCGAACAGATGTCATTTCTGAACGACACGAACAACTACAAAAAAGAAAGCAGAGATAA
- a CDS encoding YjcZ family sporulation protein, with translation MGHVDCGFSGGFALLVVLFILLIIVGAACFC, from the coding sequence ATGGGTCACGTTGATTGCGGTTTTAGCGGTGGGTTCGCATTACTTGTTGTACTGTTCATTTTACTAATCATTGTAGGAGCAGCTTGCTTCTGCTAA
- a CDS encoding segregation/condensation protein A has product MQYNFKVEAFEGPLDLLLHLINRYEIDIYNIPVAEITEQYLSYVHTMKELQLDVASEYLVMAATLLQIKSKMLLPKQEEDVPDNGEDFIDDPRQELMERLIEYKKYKQVATELKEREQERAQLYTRPPIDFTSFQQEEETSLPLDVTLYDMLAAFQKLMRRKKAKTPVTTRITRQEIPISQRMTDILQQLEVRGGRQSFYDLFADEEREIMVVTFLAVLELMKNQQIIIEQEHNFDEIFVSSSNKSV; this is encoded by the coding sequence GTGCAGTATAATTTTAAAGTAGAGGCTTTTGAAGGGCCTTTAGATCTATTGTTACACTTAATAAATCGTTACGAAATTGATATATATAATATTCCTGTAGCGGAAATTACAGAGCAATATCTATCTTATGTCCATACGATGAAAGAATTACAATTAGATGTTGCCAGTGAGTATTTAGTAATGGCTGCAACGTTATTACAAATTAAAAGTAAAATGTTGTTACCGAAACAAGAAGAAGATGTACCTGATAACGGTGAAGACTTTATAGATGATCCTCGTCAAGAATTGATGGAGAGGTTAATTGAATATAAGAAATATAAGCAAGTTGCTACTGAGTTAAAAGAAAGAGAACAAGAAAGAGCACAGCTATATACACGTCCGCCAATTGATTTTACATCATTTCAACAAGAAGAGGAGACAAGCTTACCTCTTGATGTTACGTTATATGATATGTTAGCGGCATTTCAAAAGCTAATGCGTCGTAAAAAAGCAAAAACCCCCGTAACAACGCGAATTACTCGCCAAGAAATACCAATTTCACAGCGAATGACTGATATTCTACAACAGTTAGAAGTAAGAGGCGGTCGTCAAAGCTTTTATGATTTGTTTGCTGATGAAGAACGTGAAATAATGGTTGTAACATTTTTAGCGGTTCTTGAGCTAATGAAAAATCAACAAATCATAATTGAGCAAGAACATAATTTTGATGAAATTTTCGTATCAAGCTCTAATAAATCCGTATAG
- the scpB gene encoding SMC-Scp complex subunit ScpB → MDRKEQKAIIEGLLFVAGDEGIYPEQIAKVLEVEVEEVINSIEEMQKECEGSNRGLQIVQYAKVYRFATKKEHASYYQKLIDTPTAASLSQAALETLAIVAYRQPITRTEMEEIRGVKTDKALQTLVSHLLIKETGRAEGPGRPILYGTTKEFLDTFGLKTLDDLPPLSEENEQMNEADLFFGSLQELSK, encoded by the coding sequence ATGGATAGAAAAGAACAAAAAGCGATTATTGAAGGGCTTTTATTTGTTGCAGGTGACGAAGGGATTTATCCGGAACAGATAGCTAAAGTTCTGGAAGTTGAAGTGGAAGAAGTAATAAACAGTATAGAGGAAATGCAAAAAGAATGCGAAGGATCGAATCGCGGTTTGCAAATTGTACAATATGCAAAAGTGTATCGTTTTGCAACAAAGAAAGAACATGCTTCGTACTATCAAAAATTAATAGATACTCCAACCGCGGCTTCACTTTCTCAAGCAGCTCTTGAAACGTTGGCAATCGTTGCGTACCGTCAACCGATTACAAGGACAGAAATGGAAGAGATTAGAGGTGTGAAAACGGACAAGGCATTACAAACGTTAGTTTCACACTTACTTATAAAAGAAACAGGAAGAGCGGAAGGCCCGGGGCGTCCTATCTTATATGGAACTACGAAAGAATTTTTGGACACGTTTGGATTGAAAACGTTAGATGATTTACCACCTCTTTCGGAAGAAAATGAACAAATGAATGAAGCGGATTTATTCTTTGGTTCTTTACAGGAATTATCAAAATAA
- a CDS encoding MBL fold metallo-hydrolase: MKGVRSILLLVSVLLCFSLNSASAKRYMTSIHTASSIHMQRQHFGKMKVSFLKVGQGDATLITLPNGQTMLIDGGPYEAGEVIIQKLIEKGINHLDVIVSTHPDMDHIGGLIPIVEQMPVALVLDSGKTYSSFTYHTYRNNIKKRGIPFISVKEGQYIPLDPHVSIQVLNNGKSKDENNESSIVLKIRYGKADFLLMGDADIRTENEILKQFDVHADVLKVGHHGSYTSTSETFLKKVDPQFAILSYGSRNPYGHPHQSVVRRLKQRGIMIYGTNKRTVEIETDGEHITMGASGLMPLLK; this comes from the coding sequence ATGAAAGGTGTACGGAGTATTCTATTGTTGGTTTCTGTTTTATTATGTTTTTCGTTAAACAGCGCATCGGCTAAAAGATATATGACGTCTATTCATACTGCGTCTTCTATACATATGCAGCGGCAACATTTCGGTAAAATGAAAGTGAGTTTTTTAAAAGTTGGACAAGGTGATGCGACACTTATTACATTGCCAAATGGTCAAACGATGTTAATAGATGGGGGCCCTTATGAAGCCGGAGAGGTTATTATTCAAAAACTAATTGAAAAAGGAATTAATCATTTAGATGTGATTGTAAGTACTCATCCGGATATGGACCATATAGGGGGGCTTATTCCAATTGTAGAACAAATGCCGGTTGCACTCGTATTAGATAGTGGAAAAACATATAGTTCATTTACTTATCATACGTATCGGAATAATATTAAAAAAAGGGGTATACCTTTCATTTCAGTGAAGGAAGGACAATATATACCGCTAGATCCACATGTTTCTATACAAGTATTGAACAATGGGAAATCGAAAGACGAGAATAACGAGTCCTCAATTGTGTTAAAGATTCGATATGGTAAAGCGGACTTTTTATTAATGGGTGATGCTGATATACGGACAGAAAATGAAATATTAAAGCAATTTGATGTACATGCAGATGTATTAAAAGTTGGGCATCATGGCTCGTATACTTCAACGAGTGAAACATTCTTAAAAAAAGTAGATCCACAATTCGCTATTCTTTCGTACGGGAGTAGAAATCCGTATGGGCATCCTCATCAAAGTGTAGTAAGACGATTAAAACAGCGTGGTATAATGATATACGGAACAAACAAGCGTACTGTAGAAATAGAAACAGATGGTGAACATATTACTATGGGGGCGAGCGGTCTTATGCCATTACTTAAGTAA
- the nagA gene encoding N-acetylglucosamine-6-phosphate deacetylase — translation MKTQVVINAKIYTGKEVVENGFIRYAETVKEIGLMAQYVSQENETVLDVAGKIVIPGMIDVHIHGGYDIDAMDANSDGLVTLGKEMLKEGVTTYFPTTMTQAPEAIEAALSAAKEAKDKGAHFEYIHLEGPYVSKKRAGAQPLEHIVPASIEQFKQWQEASGNLIKLVTYAPEEEGALEFEQYLAETGVVGTMGHTDAIDAQLKNRKITHATHLYNQMRGLHHREPGVVGHVLLNPDVMVEVITDGIHIHPDMVKLAYKLKGPKKVSVITDAMRAKGLEEGLYELGGQPVHVKDGSARLEDGTLAGSILKMDQAFRNVIEFTGCSIEDAVLMTSVNQAEEFGLNNKGALAAGKDADFVIMTEELHVYDTVRLGIHMKEGK, via the coding sequence ATGAAAACGCAAGTTGTCATCAATGCCAAAATTTATACAGGTAAAGAAGTAGTGGAAAACGGATTTATTCGTTACGCAGAAACAGTTAAAGAAATTGGTTTGATGGCTCAATATGTATCACAAGAAAATGAAACTGTGTTAGATGTGGCAGGAAAGATTGTGATTCCAGGTATGATTGATGTTCATATTCATGGTGGATACGATATTGATGCGATGGATGCAAATAGCGATGGATTAGTAACTCTTGGTAAAGAAATGTTAAAAGAAGGAGTTACAACGTACTTCCCAACAACAATGACACAAGCTCCAGAAGCGATTGAAGCGGCGCTAAGTGCTGCGAAGGAAGCGAAAGATAAAGGAGCACATTTCGAATATATTCACTTAGAAGGACCATATGTTTCAAAAAAACGTGCGGGTGCACAACCACTAGAACATATTGTTCCTGCGAGTATCGAGCAATTTAAACAATGGCAGGAAGCAAGCGGTAATCTAATTAAATTAGTAACATATGCACCGGAAGAAGAAGGTGCGTTAGAGTTTGAACAGTATCTTGCTGAAACAGGTGTTGTTGGCACAATGGGGCATACAGATGCGATTGATGCACAACTGAAAAATAGAAAAATTACACATGCAACACATTTATACAATCAAATGCGTGGATTACATCATCGTGAACCAGGAGTTGTTGGTCATGTGTTATTAAATCCAGATGTAATGGTTGAAGTAATTACAGATGGTATTCACATTCACCCTGATATGGTGAAATTAGCATATAAATTAAAAGGACCGAAAAAAGTAAGTGTCATTACAGATGCAATGCGTGCAAAAGGTCTTGAAGAAGGATTATATGAGCTTGGCGGACAGCCAGTACATGTAAAAGATGGCAGTGCCCGATTAGAAGATGGAACGTTAGCTGGTAGTATTTTGAAAATGGATCAAGCTTTCCGAAATGTAATTGAATTTACAGGATGTTCAATCGAGGATGCAGTGTTGATGACATCAGTTAACCAAGCAGAAGAGTTTGGATTAAATAATAAAGGCGCGTTAGCGGCAGGTAAAGATGCAGACTTTGTTATTATGACTGAAGAATTACATGTATATGATACGGTTCGTTTAGGAATTCATATGAAGGAAGGGAAGTAA